Proteins encoded in a region of the Vibrio sp. CB1-14 genome:
- the rnd gene encoding ribonuclease D, translated as MEYQIVTEFAELESVCSKARESDVVMLDTEFVRIRTYYPKLGLIQLYDGDQLSLIDPLTISDFTPFIELLKDTSVLKVLHACGEDLEVFANSFNCMPYPMVDTQIMAAFLGYGLSTGFAALVQEYLDVELDKSESRADWVARPLTDKQLDYAAADVYYLWPLYFKLFAKVEAKQWWEAAQQESELLMQKRGRTPNPENAYLDIKGAWQLKRKQLAVLKPLATWRLNEAIKRDLALNFIIKEQELWTVARHGLKKPKQMEQEGIDPRAIRRHGERIAAIVKHAQQTPEEDFPEKIERLMDFPGYKQVFKTLKDEVKKAAQHSGLATEFLASKKQLNQYLSWVWKHQRDPAKLPDVMQGWRLELFGRQLDQVMDV; from the coding sequence GTGGAATACCAAATAGTAACAGAGTTTGCCGAGCTAGAGTCGGTATGCAGCAAGGCTCGTGAATCCGATGTCGTGATGTTGGACACCGAGTTCGTGCGCATTCGTACTTATTACCCAAAGCTGGGTTTGATTCAGCTTTATGATGGTGACCAGCTGTCTCTTATCGACCCACTCACAATCAGTGACTTCACTCCGTTCATTGAGCTTCTTAAAGACACTTCAGTATTGAAGGTGCTGCACGCGTGTGGTGAAGACCTTGAAGTGTTTGCTAACAGTTTCAACTGCATGCCTTACCCTATGGTGGATACGCAGATCATGGCCGCATTCTTGGGGTATGGTCTGTCGACAGGCTTCGCTGCCTTAGTACAAGAGTACCTTGATGTAGAGCTTGATAAGAGTGAGTCTCGTGCTGACTGGGTTGCGCGTCCACTCACCGATAAGCAGCTCGACTATGCGGCGGCCGATGTTTACTATCTATGGCCACTCTACTTTAAGTTGTTTGCAAAAGTGGAAGCTAAGCAATGGTGGGAAGCGGCGCAGCAAGAATCTGAACTGTTGATGCAAAAGCGCGGCAGAACGCCTAACCCTGAGAATGCCTACCTAGATATTAAAGGGGCATGGCAGCTTAAGCGTAAGCAGCTTGCTGTACTAAAGCCGCTGGCGACTTGGCGCTTGAATGAAGCGATAAAGCGTGACTTGGCCTTGAACTTTATCATCAAAGAGCAAGAGCTGTGGACGGTTGCCCGTCATGGCTTAAAAAAGCCAAAGCAGATGGAACAAGAGGGTATCGACCCAAGAGCGATCCGCCGTCACGGTGAGCGTATCGCAGCCATCGTTAAACATGCACAGCAAACACCTGAAGAAGATTTCCCAGAGAAAATCGAACGTCTCATGGACTTCCCTGGCTACAAACAAGTCTTTAAAACACTGAAAGATGAAGTGAAAAAGGCCGCCCAGCACAGCGGTTTAGCGACTGAGTTTTTAGCGTCTAAAAAGCAGCTAAATCAGTATTTATCTTGGGTGTGGAAGCATCAGCGCGATCCTGCCAAGCTGCCGGATGTGATGCAAGGTTGGCGATTGGAGTTGTTTGGTCGTCAGCTTGACCAGGTGATGGACGTTTAA
- the minE gene encoding cell division topological specificity factor MinE has translation MSLLEFFRPQKKTSANLAKERLQIIVAERRSEGSPSPSYLPQLKEDILKVIAKYVDVDPSMVDLSFEHKDDDISVLELNVQLPEDDK, from the coding sequence ATGTCTTTACTTGAGTTTTTCCGCCCACAGAAGAAGACCTCAGCAAACCTAGCGAAAGAACGTTTGCAAATCATTGTTGCAGAGAGACGCAGTGAAGGCTCACCTTCTCCGTCTTACTTGCCACAACTAAAAGAAGACATCCTTAAAGTGATCGCTAAGTACGTCGACGTTGATCCGTCTATGGTGGATCTGTCGTTCGAACACAAAGACGATGACATTTCGGTTCTAGAGCTCAACGTGCAGCTTCCAGAAGACGACAAATAA
- the minD gene encoding septum site-determining protein MinD, translating to MARIIVVTSGKGGVGKTTSSAAIASGLALKGKKTAVIDFDIGLRNLDLIMGCERRVVYDFVNVINGEATLNQALIKDKRTDNLFILPASQTRDKDALTKEGVRRVLDDLDEMGFDFVICDSPAGIEQGALMALYFADEAIVTTNPEVSSVRDSDRILGILDSKSRRAEKGKEPVKQHLLLTRYNPARVTQGEMLSVEDVEEILHISLLGVIPESQAVLNASNKGVPVIFDDESDAGMAYSDTVDRLLGEQVDFRFLTEQKKGIFKRLFGG from the coding sequence ATGGCACGCATTATTGTGGTAACGTCGGGTAAAGGCGGCGTAGGTAAGACAACTTCGAGCGCGGCTATCGCATCGGGTCTTGCGCTCAAAGGTAAAAAAACCGCTGTGATCGACTTCGACATCGGTTTACGTAACCTCGACCTAATCATGGGTTGTGAGCGTCGTGTGGTGTATGACTTTGTTAACGTCATCAATGGCGAAGCAACGCTAAACCAAGCACTGATTAAAGATAAGCGCACTGACAACCTCTTCATTCTGCCTGCCTCACAAACTCGTGACAAAGACGCTCTGACCAAAGAAGGCGTGCGCCGCGTGCTAGACGACCTAGATGAAATGGGTTTCGACTTCGTGATTTGTGATTCACCTGCGGGTATTGAACAAGGCGCTCTAATGGCGCTGTACTTCGCTGATGAAGCGATTGTAACTACTAACCCAGAAGTATCTTCGGTTCGCGATTCAGACCGCATTCTTGGTATTCTTGATTCTAAGTCGCGCCGCGCAGAAAAAGGCAAAGAGCCGGTTAAGCAACATCTGCTACTGACTCGCTACAACCCTGCTCGGGTAACACAAGGCGAAATGCTGTCGGTTGAAGATGTGGAAGAGATCCTTCATATTTCACTGCTTGGCGTGATTCCAGAGAGCCAAGCAGTACTGAATGCCTCAAACAAAGGCGTGCCAGTCATATTTGATGATGAGTCTGATGCCGGTATGGCGTACTCAGACACCGTTGACCGTCTACTAGGTGAGCAAGTCGACTTCCGCTTCTTAACAGAGCAGAAGAAAGGTATCTTCAAACGTCTATTCGGGGGGTAA
- the minC gene encoding septum site-determining protein MinC produces the protein MSQSPDLKGSSFTLSVLHLSDNDVSNAVQFLQQKVSQAPTFFASAPVVINVSKVEGDLSFIDLKLGIEEIGMIAVGITGCQDKRIQNLASEAGFAVMTASKAPSQAPAKMEPTKIVRTPVRSGQQIYAKNSDLVILSHVSAGAEVIADGTIHIHGTLRGRAIAGASGSRDAKILCNDLQAELVSIAGNYWLSDQIEREYWGKKVLFGMTDDQLDFEILTI, from the coding sequence ATGTCTCAATCCCCAGATCTGAAAGGCAGTAGTTTCACCTTATCGGTGTTGCATCTTTCTGACAACGATGTTTCCAACGCAGTTCAATTTTTACAACAAAAAGTCTCTCAAGCCCCCACCTTTTTCGCCTCAGCACCTGTGGTGATCAATGTGAGCAAAGTCGAGGGTGACCTTAGTTTCATCGACCTCAAACTGGGTATCGAAGAGATAGGTATGATTGCTGTGGGCATCACAGGCTGTCAGGACAAACGCATTCAAAACCTTGCTTCAGAGGCAGGTTTTGCAGTGATGACAGCGAGTAAAGCGCCCTCTCAAGCGCCTGCTAAAATGGAACCGACCAAAATCGTTCGTACCCCAGTGCGCTCCGGTCAACAGATCTATGCCAAAAACAGTGACCTTGTCATATTAAGCCATGTGAGTGCGGGCGCCGAAGTCATTGCTGACGGCACCATTCACATCCATGGCACACTTAGAGGCAGAGCAATCGCCGGGGCGAGTGGCTCACGCGATGCAAAAATTCTCTGCAACGACCTACAAGCTGAGCTCGTCTCCATAGCAGGGAACTACTGGCTCAGCGATCAGATTGAACGTGAATATTGGGGTAAAAAGGTGCTGTTCGGTATGACCGACGACCAACTCGATTTCGAGATCCTAACGATTTAG
- a CDS encoding YcgL domain-containing protein, with translation MLCSIYKSTKKDGAYLYIAKKDDFTPVPDALMEMFGRPQFVMVVNLAGRTLAVVDVEKVKASINEEGFFLQLPPPPENLLDKYKEQKAQQK, from the coding sequence ATGCTTTGTTCAATCTATAAAAGCACTAAAAAAGACGGGGCATACCTGTACATTGCTAAGAAAGACGACTTTACTCCAGTACCAGATGCGCTCATGGAGATGTTTGGTCGACCACAGTTTGTGATGGTCGTGAACCTAGCGGGTCGCACGTTGGCCGTGGTGGACGTGGAGAAAGTGAAAGCCTCAATTAACGAGGAGGGCTTTTTCTTACAATTGCCACCACCGCCAGAAAACTTGCTAGATAAATATAAAGAGCAGAAAGCTCAGCAAAAATAA
- a CDS encoding lytic murein transglycosylase, giving the protein MKTILSVILGASLATSAAAQQKESFEEYVAGLKQEARAKGISEQILTEAFAGVEYKPRAVKADRNQPEKKLTLDEYIPRAVPDWKVKQAKELHDKHYAELKRIGDEYGVQPRFIVALWGVESNFGRFTGNYRVIDALSTMAYEGRREAFFRSEALAALTILEQGHIAPEDMKGSWAGAMGQSQFMPSSFLNFAADGNGDGKKDIWDSEADVFASTANYLAQSGWDDKYTWGRQVKVPKGFSPELQGRESEKGKLLQEWSKLGVTKYDGRPLPQLDEDIKAWLIMPDDENGRVYLVYNNYNVLMKWNRSYYFALAVSHLADRIAMK; this is encoded by the coding sequence GTGAAAACGATATTGTCAGTGATACTAGGAGCAAGCCTAGCCACAAGCGCAGCCGCGCAACAAAAGGAATCCTTCGAGGAGTATGTCGCAGGCCTCAAGCAAGAAGCACGTGCCAAAGGGATTTCCGAGCAAATTTTAACAGAAGCCTTTGCTGGGGTTGAATACAAACCCAGAGCGGTAAAAGCCGACCGCAACCAGCCCGAAAAAAAGCTCACCTTGGATGAATACATTCCAAGAGCGGTGCCAGACTGGAAAGTCAAACAAGCGAAAGAGCTGCATGATAAGCACTACGCTGAGCTAAAACGTATTGGCGATGAGTATGGTGTCCAGCCGCGCTTTATTGTGGCGCTTTGGGGTGTGGAAAGTAACTTTGGCCGCTTCACGGGGAATTATCGCGTCATCGATGCACTGTCTACCATGGCTTACGAGGGACGGCGCGAAGCGTTCTTTCGCAGTGAAGCTCTTGCCGCTTTGACTATTCTAGAGCAAGGCCATATTGCACCAGAGGACATGAAAGGGTCTTGGGCTGGGGCGATGGGTCAAAGTCAGTTTATGCCAAGTTCTTTCTTGAACTTTGCTGCCGATGGCAACGGCGATGGTAAGAAGGACATTTGGGACTCGGAAGCAGACGTATTTGCTTCGACTGCGAACTATCTTGCGCAATCTGGCTGGGATGATAAATACACTTGGGGTCGTCAAGTCAAAGTGCCAAAAGGTTTTTCTCCAGAGCTGCAAGGTCGTGAGTCTGAAAAAGGCAAGCTATTGCAAGAGTGGAGCAAGTTAGGTGTTACCAAATACGATGGTCGTCCGTTGCCACAATTGGATGAAGACATCAAAGCGTGGCTCATTATGCCCGATGATGAAAATGGTCGTGTTTACTTGGTATACAACAACTACAACGTACTAATGAAGTGGAATCGTTCGTATTATTTTGCTTTAGCGGTGAGTCACTTGGCTGATCGTATTGCGATGAAGTAG
- a CDS encoding HPr family phosphocarrier protein, which yields MYKKNAVITAESGLHTRPAAQFVKQAKQYAEDVEIVSKGKTATAKNLFKLQTLQLVKGTEVTVQSANKQAVDELASFLEKVTG from the coding sequence ATGTATAAGAAAAATGCCGTAATTACAGCGGAAAGTGGCCTACACACCAGACCTGCAGCACAGTTTGTTAAACAAGCGAAGCAGTACGCTGAAGATGTCGAAATAGTATCAAAAGGGAAAACCGCCACTGCCAAAAACTTATTTAAACTGCAAACACTGCAGTTAGTTAAAGGCACTGAAGTCACGGTTCAATCTGCCAATAAGCAGGCAGTGGATGAGTTGGCGAGTTTCTTGGAAAAAGTGACTGGCTAA
- the folD gene encoding bifunctional methylenetetrahydrofolate dehydrogenase/methenyltetrahydrofolate cyclohydrolase FolD yields the protein MSAQNIDGKLISQTVRSEVAARVKARTDAGLRAPGLAVVLVGEDPASQVYVGSKRRACEEVGFVSKSYDLPASATEEELLSLVDELNNDPEVDGILVQLPLPAGIDTTHVLERIIPEKDVDGFHPYNVGRLAQRIPKLRSCTPKGIITLLDRYNIQLRGKHAVIVGASNIVGRPMTLELLLAGCTTTTCHRFTKDLESHVRQADVVVVAVGKPNFVPGHWIKKGAVVVDVGINRLENGTLVGDVEYDVAKDNASFITPVPGGVGPMTVASLIENTMIACEQFHTAKK from the coding sequence ATGTCTGCTCAAAACATTGATGGGAAACTCATTTCTCAAACTGTACGCTCAGAAGTGGCCGCTCGTGTTAAAGCGAGAACGGACGCAGGACTTCGAGCGCCGGGGTTAGCAGTTGTTTTAGTGGGTGAAGACCCAGCCTCGCAGGTTTATGTGGGTAGCAAACGCCGCGCGTGTGAAGAAGTAGGCTTTGTTTCTAAGTCTTACGACTTACCAGCTAGCGCAACCGAAGAAGAGCTATTGAGCCTAGTTGACGAGCTAAACAATGACCCAGAAGTTGATGGTATCTTGGTACAACTGCCGCTTCCTGCGGGTATCGATACGACTCACGTTCTTGAGCGCATCATCCCAGAAAAAGATGTCGATGGCTTCCACCCGTACAACGTAGGCCGTCTAGCACAGCGCATTCCTAAGCTACGCTCGTGCACGCCAAAAGGTATTATCACTCTCCTTGACCGATACAACATTCAACTTCGTGGTAAGCACGCGGTGATTGTGGGTGCATCTAATATTGTTGGTCGTCCAATGACGCTAGAACTGCTGCTAGCTGGTTGTACAACAACAACCTGTCACCGATTCACTAAAGACTTAGAGAGTCATGTGCGTCAAGCGGACGTGGTGGTAGTCGCGGTTGGTAAACCAAATTTTGTTCCTGGCCACTGGATCAAAAAAGGCGCTGTGGTGGTCGATGTGGGTATCAACCGTCTAGAAAATGGCACCTTGGTTGGTGATGTCGAATACGACGTAGCTAAAGACAACGCCAGTTTCATCACTCCGGTTCCTGGTGGTGTTGGCCCTATGACAGTAGCAAGCCTGATTGAGAACACCATGATTGCCTGTGAGCAGTTCCACACGGCTAAAAAGTAA
- a CDS encoding helix-turn-helix transcriptional regulator: MQQLVAHLPHGALLYDSKGELICVNQKAIELGELHSDLDVSEARFSIKDISVKRDYIANLFQVLKRGDDSKQACRVTHLTNKQSPITLLLVPFGIEHTPPYQEQPLFNEFEVGAMVYLYDRQHPIHVNSNFLQAIFGLTETETAVCELIAKGYNRNEIATILERSAHTIKDHIKSIFVKTGSHTQSDLIATLLTSPVYPPV, from the coding sequence TTGCAGCAATTGGTCGCGCACCTCCCACATGGTGCACTGCTTTATGACAGTAAAGGCGAGCTAATCTGTGTCAATCAAAAAGCCATTGAGCTTGGTGAGCTACATAGTGATTTAGACGTATCTGAGGCACGCTTTTCCATTAAAGACATCTCGGTAAAACGAGATTATATCGCCAACCTCTTTCAAGTACTAAAGCGCGGCGATGACTCAAAACAAGCCTGCCGCGTGACTCACCTCACCAACAAACAGTCACCCATAACCCTATTGCTAGTGCCATTTGGCATCGAGCACACTCCCCCCTACCAAGAGCAGCCGCTATTCAATGAGTTTGAAGTAGGCGCCATGGTGTATCTGTACGACCGACAACACCCAATACACGTAAATTCCAACTTTCTACAAGCCATATTCGGCCTGACCGAGACCGAGACTGCCGTGTGCGAGCTTATCGCTAAGGGCTATAATCGAAACGAAATCGCCACTATCTTGGAGCGATCTGCACACACAATTAAAGACCACATTAAGTCGATCTTTGTGAAAACGGGCAGCCACACACAATCAGATTTAATAGCAACACTCTTGACCAGTCCCGTCTACCCCCCCGTGTAG
- a CDS encoding DUF1007 family protein: MPHRLLLFLIVLVYPVHSYAHPHSWIGNELKVNGEGSQVDSITMTWTFDPFSSAYALDGDFSVFDYQKSAQQEALRLMRNLLNTHYFTYLYAGGTPLKFRLPEVYSLSRKGRRMVLNFTLPLSRLVDLNKEGLDIQVFDNTYYIDISWKNHSTITLDAALSSECRFDLITPTPSQDIVDYAMSLGVGDVGDDDLGSHFSQKVSLSCGS; the protein is encoded by the coding sequence ATGCCTCACCGTCTCTTGTTGTTTCTGATCGTGCTTGTCTATCCCGTGCATTCTTATGCCCATCCGCATTCATGGATAGGTAACGAATTGAAAGTGAATGGGGAGGGGAGTCAGGTAGACAGCATTACCATGACTTGGACGTTCGATCCATTTTCAAGTGCCTACGCCTTAGATGGCGATTTTTCGGTGTTTGACTATCAGAAAAGCGCGCAACAGGAAGCGCTAAGGCTGATGAGAAATCTATTGAATACTCATTACTTTACGTATTTGTATGCAGGTGGGACACCGCTCAAATTTCGCCTACCTGAAGTCTATTCGCTCAGCCGAAAAGGAAGACGAATGGTGCTCAACTTTACTTTGCCTCTATCACGGCTTGTGGATCTGAATAAAGAAGGCTTGGATATCCAAGTTTTTGATAATACTTACTATATTGACATTTCCTGGAAAAATCACTCAACCATTACTCTAGACGCGGCGTTGAGTTCGGAATGTCGCTTTGACCTAATAACCCCAACACCGTCACAAGATATTGTGGATTATGCGATGTCATTGGGTGTGGGCGATGTAGGTGATGATGATCTCGGTAGTCACTTTAGCCAAAAAGTGAGTCTCTCCTGTGGCAGCTAG
- a CDS encoding gluconokinase, producing MHKKIIVMGVSGCGKSTIGELLAQSLDIEFFDGDDFHPKANVDKMAQGIPLTDDDRQSWLLTLNELIQQKDSLVIACSALKPTYREMLRHNAPDLKFVYLHADFKTIWDRMSRREGHYFKGPEMLQSQFDALVEPSRNEAIYMDIANSPTQIVRDVCTQLGA from the coding sequence ATGCATAAGAAAATAATCGTAATGGGTGTCTCTGGTTGTGGTAAGTCCACAATCGGAGAGCTACTGGCTCAAAGTTTAGATATTGAGTTTTTCGATGGTGATGATTTTCACCCTAAGGCGAACGTCGATAAGATGGCTCAAGGTATACCTTTAACCGACGATGATCGTCAGTCTTGGTTGCTAACTTTAAATGAGCTTATCCAGCAGAAAGATAGCTTGGTCATCGCTTGCTCGGCGTTAAAGCCAACATACCGAGAGATGCTCAGGCACAATGCGCCTGACTTAAAGTTTGTCTATCTGCATGCTGACTTTAAGACCATTTGGGATCGAATGTCCAGGCGAGAAGGGCACTACTTTAAAGGGCCAGAAATGTTGCAAAGTCAATTTGATGCTCTTGTCGAACCTTCTCGCAACGAAGCCATCTACATGGACATAGCTAACTCACCAACACAAATCGTGCGAGATGTCTGCACTCAACTTGGCGCGTAA
- the edd gene encoding phosphogluconate dehydratase, protein MKDAILNVTDNIKKRSVKTRSEYLATIQAQANRGTVRASLSCGNLAHTVAACSSSQKSTILDFTKANIGIVTAYNDMLSAHQPYRNYPEIIQKAASDLGHSAQVAGGVPAMCDGVTQGQDGMDLSLFSRDLIAQATAMSLSHNTFDATLLLGVCDKIAPGQLMGALAFGHLPTAFVPSGPMGTGISNKKKVEVRQNYAAGEAGDKELLDVECRSYHSPGTCTFYGTANTNQLVFEAMGLMLPGCSFVAPNSALREALTQQITREISAQTASSKRYRPLAEVVDEKSVVNGLVALLASGGSSNHTIHLVAVARAAGWVITWDDIDALSSVVPLLAQMYPNGPADINDFQNAGGVPTLIKTLAERGLFYLDATPVFGTMNDYMCYPTLESGGALVYKAAPDSLDAEVIARPGKVFNPHGGIKLLDGNLGRGVMKVSAVAPNDQTITAPARVFDSQHDVESAYLNGEFTHDVVVVLRHNGPASNGMPELHKLMPILGNVMKAGHKVALVTDGRLSGASGKVPAVIHVTPEATRGGPLAQIEDGDVIEVNAQAGLLNCQQSFEHREATLSSTNHAQLGSGRELFHLFRQHVSSAEQGASILYPQ, encoded by the coding sequence ATGAAAGATGCGATCTTAAATGTTACCGATAACATTAAAAAGCGAAGCGTGAAAACGCGCAGCGAATATCTAGCAACTATCCAGGCGCAAGCAAACAGAGGTACGGTTCGCGCCTCTCTGTCGTGTGGTAATTTGGCGCATACTGTAGCCGCTTGCTCCAGCAGTCAAAAATCGACCATTTTGGATTTCACTAAAGCCAACATAGGGATTGTGACGGCGTACAACGATATGTTGAGTGCTCATCAACCATACCGAAATTATCCTGAGATAATTCAAAAGGCCGCCAGCGATTTAGGGCACAGTGCGCAGGTGGCAGGTGGTGTTCCTGCGATGTGTGATGGTGTGACTCAAGGTCAAGATGGGATGGACTTATCGCTGTTTTCTCGTGACCTTATCGCGCAAGCGACCGCCATGTCTCTAAGTCACAATACCTTCGATGCCACGCTTCTGCTCGGTGTGTGTGACAAAATTGCTCCAGGGCAGCTAATGGGCGCTTTAGCCTTTGGGCATCTGCCTACTGCTTTTGTGCCATCAGGGCCAATGGGCACTGGTATCAGCAATAAGAAGAAAGTAGAAGTCAGACAGAATTACGCAGCCGGTGAAGCAGGGGATAAAGAACTGCTTGATGTTGAGTGTCGCTCATATCATTCTCCGGGCACCTGCACCTTCTATGGTACGGCGAACACCAATCAATTGGTGTTTGAAGCCATGGGACTGATGTTGCCGGGCTGTTCTTTTGTGGCGCCTAACTCTGCGCTTCGTGAGGCGTTAACACAGCAAATCACCCGTGAAATTAGCGCGCAGACCGCGAGCTCTAAACGCTATCGCCCGCTTGCTGAAGTCGTCGATGAGAAGTCAGTGGTGAATGGGCTCGTCGCTTTACTTGCTTCTGGTGGCAGCTCCAATCACACGATTCATCTGGTTGCTGTCGCGAGAGCTGCGGGCTGGGTAATTACTTGGGATGACATTGATGCACTGTCTAGCGTTGTTCCTTTGCTGGCACAGATGTATCCAAATGGACCAGCAGACATTAACGATTTTCAAAACGCAGGTGGCGTGCCGACGCTGATAAAAACGCTTGCCGAAAGAGGGCTGTTTTATCTCGATGCGACACCCGTATTTGGCACTATGAATGACTATATGTGCTATCCAACGCTAGAGAGCGGAGGGGCATTGGTCTACAAAGCTGCTCCAGATAGTTTGGATGCTGAAGTCATTGCTCGTCCAGGAAAGGTATTCAACCCTCATGGGGGCATTAAGTTACTCGATGGCAATTTGGGTCGCGGCGTCATGAAGGTCAGTGCCGTTGCGCCGAATGACCAGACCATCACTGCTCCTGCTAGAGTATTCGATTCTCAACACGATGTAGAAAGTGCTTATCTTAATGGGGAATTTACCCATGATGTGGTTGTCGTGCTAAGGCATAACGGCCCTGCGTCAAACGGTATGCCTGAACTGCACAAGCTAATGCCAATCTTGGGCAATGTGATGAAAGCTGGTCATAAAGTCGCCTTGGTCACGGATGGAAGGTTGTCGGGTGCTTCCGGCAAAGTACCAGCGGTTATTCATGTTACTCCAGAAGCGACGCGAGGCGGCCCATTGGCGCAAATTGAAGACGGTGATGTCATTGAGGTAAACGCACAAGCGGGATTGCTTAACTGCCAACAATCGTTTGAGCATCGTGAGGCGACACTTAGCAGTACAAACCATGCCCAATTAGGTAGTGGACGTGAGCTGTTTCATTTGTTTAGACAACATGTCTCGAGTGCCGAACAAGGTGCTTCAATCTTATATCCTCAATGA
- a CDS encoding substrate-binding domain-containing protein — translation MSNTKKRPTLQDIADQVGVTKMTVSRYLRDSKQVSQEIGKKIAIAVDELGYVQNRAPDLLSRAKSRAIGILVPSLTNQVFDEMIRGIESVTEPRGYQSMLAHYGYSPEQEQARIETLLSYNVDGIILSESYHTERAKKILLANNIPTIEVMDSVTPPIHQAVGFDNQKASRVMTERLISNGRKNIVYLGAGGDTRTRLRIDGYRQAVEKAGLPFLPVADAVNSSFTGGAEFLHRALETYPNIDAVICTNDDLAVGAMFECQRMGIKVPEQIAVAGFHGLNVSQAVSPRLASVVTPREEMGRIAAAALLDRIDNPQVEFQRVIELDFDIEAGESI, via the coding sequence ATGTCCAACACAAAAAAACGCCCTACACTTCAAGATATTGCCGATCAGGTCGGTGTGACTAAAATGACGGTTAGCCGTTACTTGCGAGATTCTAAACAGGTTTCCCAAGAGATAGGTAAGAAGATAGCCATTGCAGTGGATGAGCTGGGCTATGTTCAAAACCGTGCGCCCGATTTACTGTCTCGTGCCAAAAGTCGAGCTATTGGTATTTTGGTGCCGTCTCTGACGAACCAAGTATTTGATGAGATGATCCGCGGAATTGAGAGTGTGACCGAGCCTCGAGGCTATCAGTCGATGTTGGCTCACTACGGCTATAGTCCTGAGCAAGAGCAAGCGCGTATAGAAACCTTGTTATCTTACAATGTGGACGGGATTATATTATCGGAAAGCTATCATACTGAACGAGCTAAAAAGATCCTGCTGGCAAACAACATTCCCACTATCGAAGTGATGGATTCTGTGACACCGCCTATTCACCAAGCGGTTGGGTTTGATAACCAGAAAGCCAGCCGAGTGATGACTGAGCGACTCATCTCTAATGGGCGTAAGAATATCGTTTATCTAGGCGCTGGTGGTGATACGCGTACTCGACTGCGTATTGATGGCTATCGTCAAGCCGTTGAAAAAGCTGGATTGCCATTTTTGCCGGTAGCAGATGCGGTTAACTCTTCGTTTACTGGCGGTGCTGAGTTCTTACATCGTGCGCTGGAGACTTATCCAAATATCGACGCAGTAATTTGTACCAATGATGATTTAGCAGTTGGAGCGATGTTTGAATGTCAGCGAATGGGTATTAAGGTGCCCGAGCAGATTGCTGTCGCCGGTTTCCATGGGCTAAACGTCTCTCAAGCGGTATCGCCGCGTTTAGCCTCAGTGGTGACTCCTCGTGAAGAGATGGGACGAATCGCGGCGGCTGCGCTGTTAGATCGAATCGATAACCCTCAAGTGGAGTTCCAGAGAGTCATAGAATTAGACTTTGATATTGAAGCGGGTGAGAGCATTTAA